One window of the Allorhizobium ampelinum S4 genome contains the following:
- the recF gene encoding DNA replication/repair protein RecF (All proteins in this family for which functions are known are DNA-binding proteins that assist the filamentation of RecA onto DNA for the initiation of recombination or recombinational repair.) — protein sequence MAEKTFINRLQLTDFRNYGSASLRLDGRHVVLTGNNGSGKTNLMEAVSFLSPGRGLRRAVLSDVARAGAASGFSIFASLEGMAGDVELGTGSEVLDETAVRRLRINGASVRSVDELTDHLRVLWLTPAMDGLFTGSSSERRRFLDRLVLSIDPQHGRRASDFERAMRSRNKLLSEGRFDASWLAGIEQQMAALGIAMALARQEMMRLLAALIEQRREPETFPGADLMLSGFMDEHAGTAAIDLEDTYRDSLAGSRGRDAAAGRTLEGPHRSDLLVRHREKDMEAERCSTGEQKALLIGLILAHAELVATMTGFAPILLLDEIAAHLDEGRRAALFDRIDVLGGQAFMTGTDAQMFASLGDRAQFVTVDDGHLSL from the coding sequence ATGGCTGAAAAAACCTTCATCAACCGGCTGCAGCTGACAGATTTCCGCAATTACGGCTCCGCCTCCTTGCGGCTCGATGGCCGCCATGTGGTGCTGACCGGCAATAATGGTTCCGGCAAGACCAATTTGATGGAAGCGGTTTCCTTTCTGTCGCCGGGGCGCGGGCTGCGCCGTGCGGTGCTGTCCGATGTGGCGCGGGCCGGTGCGGCAAGCGGATTTTCGATTTTTGCCAGCCTGGAGGGCATGGCCGGAGACGTGGAGCTTGGCACCGGTTCGGAGGTTCTGGACGAGACGGCGGTGCGGCGTCTGCGCATCAATGGCGCCTCGGTGCGCTCCGTCGATGAATTGACCGATCATCTGCGCGTTCTCTGGCTGACGCCCGCCATGGACGGTCTCTTCACCGGCTCCTCTTCCGAGCGGCGCCGGTTTCTGGATCGGCTGGTCCTGTCGATCGATCCACAGCATGGCCGTCGCGCCAGCGACTTCGAGCGCGCCATGCGCAGCCGCAACAAGCTGCTCTCTGAAGGTCGTTTCGATGCCAGTTGGCTTGCCGGGATAGAGCAGCAGATGGCGGCGCTCGGCATTGCCATGGCGCTCGCCCGTCAGGAAATGATGCGGTTGCTGGCCGCTCTTATCGAGCAGCGACGGGAGCCTGAAACTTTTCCGGGGGCAGACCTGATGCTGTCGGGCTTCATGGATGAGCATGCTGGCACGGCGGCTATCGATCTCGAAGACACCTATCGCGACAGTCTGGCAGGCTCCAGGGGCAGGGATGCGGCGGCGGGCCGCACGCTGGAGGGGCCGCATCGCAGCGATCTTCTGGTCCGTCACCGGGAAAAGGACATGGAAGCCGAGCGCTGTTCGACCGGCGAGCAGAAGGCTCTGCTGATCGGCCTGATCCTTGCCCATGCCGAACTGGTGGCGACGATGACCGGTTTTGCGCCGATCCTGCTTTTGGATGAAATTGCCGCCCATCTCGACGAGGGCCGTCGCGCTGCCCTGTTCGACCGGATCGACGTGCTCGGCGGCCAGGCTTTCATGACCGGTACCGATGCGCAGATGTTTGCAAGTCTGGGCGATCGGGCACAATTCGTCACTGTGGATGACGGCCATCTGTCATTGTGA
- a CDS encoding molybdopterin-synthase adenylyltransferase MoeB: MQQQAMETLSSEEIQRYQRHILLPEIGGAGQQKLKAARVLVIGAGGLGAPVLQYLAAAGIGTLGIADDDHVSLSNLQRQVIHDSGTLHDLKTESAAKAIARLNPHVRVMRFEQRFDADFAATHLPGFDLLIDGSDNFDSRYAAADAGQQHCRPLVTGAVGRFEGSLTVLKPYETGPDGVLYPGYRDLFPEKPPAGLIPTCAETGIIGALTGVIGTLMAMEAIKLITGIGEPLVGRLLMYDALSARFDTVRYRRRDSNRSAP, from the coding sequence ATGCAACAACAGGCCATGGAGACGCTTTCATCCGAAGAAATCCAGCGTTATCAACGCCACATCCTGTTGCCGGAAATCGGCGGGGCAGGCCAGCAGAAGCTGAAAGCCGCCCGCGTGCTGGTGATTGGCGCAGGCGGGCTTGGCGCGCCCGTGCTGCAATATCTGGCCGCAGCCGGTATCGGCACGCTGGGTATTGCCGATGACGACCACGTCTCGCTCTCCAACCTGCAACGGCAGGTGATCCATGACAGCGGCACGCTGCACGACCTGAAGACGGAAAGCGCGGCAAAGGCCATTGCCAGACTCAATCCACATGTGCGCGTGATGCGGTTCGAGCAACGCTTCGATGCGGATTTCGCGGCAACGCATCTGCCCGGGTTCGATCTGCTGATCGACGGTTCAGACAATTTCGACAGCCGCTATGCTGCCGCCGATGCCGGACAACAGCATTGCCGCCCATTGGTGACCGGTGCTGTGGGGCGTTTTGAAGGCTCGCTGACAGTGCTGAAACCCTATGAGACCGGACCGGATGGGGTGCTCTATCCTGGTTACCGCGATCTTTTTCCGGAAAAGCCGCCTGCCGGTCTCATTCCCACCTGCGCCGAGACCGGCATTATCGGTGCGCTGACCGGGGTGATCGGCACCTTGATGGCCATGGAAGCGATCAAACTTATTACCGGCATTGGGGAACCGTTAGTAGGACGTCTGCTAATGTATGATGCCCTGTCCGCTCGGTTCGACACGGTGCGCTACCGGCGTCGTGACAGCAACAGGTCCGCGCCATGA
- a CDS encoding GNAT family N-acetyltransferase, protein MVEIIQIDEHFENWDDLLALVLEAFDYMHPLIDPPSSALKLTAEALKAKAHEEIGYAALIDGKLVGCLFCRQSEADRLYVGKVAVLPGLQGQGIGRAMLKAAEGVAHACGVRHLQLETRIELDNNHKRFEKWGFHVVGEKSHPGYDRATFVLMEKPLL, encoded by the coding sequence ATGGTCGAGATCATTCAGATCGACGAGCATTTTGAAAATTGGGATGATCTTCTGGCCCTAGTGCTGGAAGCTTTCGACTACATGCATCCGCTGATCGATCCGCCGTCTTCGGCGTTGAAGCTGACGGCGGAAGCCCTGAAAGCCAAGGCGCATGAGGAAATCGGCTATGCCGCCCTGATCGATGGCAAGCTGGTCGGCTGTCTGTTCTGCCGCCAGAGCGAGGCAGATCGGCTCTATGTCGGCAAGGTCGCCGTACTTCCCGGCCTTCAGGGGCAAGGGATTGGCCGCGCCATGCTGAAAGCGGCAGAAGGTGTTGCTCATGCCTGTGGTGTCAGGCACTTGCAATTGGAAACCCGTATCGAGCTTGATAACAATCACAAGCGCTTCGAAAAATGGGGCTTCCATGTTGTCGGGGAAAAAAGCCATCCCGGTTATGACCGGGCAACGTTCGTGCTGATGGAAAAGCCACTCCTCTGA
- a CDS encoding 2-hydroxyacid dehydrogenase, producing the protein MTQRKKTKVYITRKLPDAVETRMRELFEAELNIDDTPRSRDALMDAVKTCDVLVPTVTDRIDAGLIEAAGPQLKLIASFSNGTDHIDVDAAARKGITVTNTPNVLSEDTADMTMALILAGPRRLAEGSRILTDQPGEWAGWSPTWMLGRRIWGKRIGIVGMGRIGTAVARRAKAFGLAIHYHNRKRVSPQTEDELEATYWDSLDQMLARVDIVSVNCPSTPATYHLLSARRLALMQPTSYIVNTARGGIIDESALIQCIRDGKIAGAGLDVFENEPAVNPKLLKLAEDGKVVLLPHMGSATIEGRIDMGDKVIINIRTYFDGHRPPNRVLPGRD; encoded by the coding sequence ATGACCCAGCGGAAAAAGACCAAGGTTTACATCACGCGCAAACTGCCGGACGCAGTAGAAACCCGCATGCGGGAATTGTTCGAGGCAGAGTTGAACATTGACGACACGCCGCGCAGCCGGGACGCCCTGATGGATGCGGTGAAAACCTGTGATGTTCTGGTGCCGACCGTGACCGACCGAATCGATGCCGGATTGATCGAGGCGGCTGGCCCGCAACTGAAACTGATTGCCAGTTTTTCCAACGGCACCGACCATATCGATGTCGATGCCGCGGCCCGCAAGGGCATTACCGTGACCAATACGCCGAATGTGCTGAGCGAAGATACCGCCGACATGACCATGGCGCTGATTCTCGCCGGTCCGCGGCGCCTGGCGGAAGGCTCACGCATTCTGACCGACCAGCCCGGCGAATGGGCCGGATGGTCGCCAACCTGGATGCTGGGACGGCGGATCTGGGGCAAGCGAATCGGCATTGTCGGCATGGGCCGGATCGGCACCGCGGTCGCCAGGCGGGCCAAGGCGTTCGGACTTGCTATCCACTATCACAACCGCAAACGGGTCAGCCCGCAGACGGAAGATGAGCTGGAGGCAACCTATTGGGACAGTCTGGACCAGATGCTGGCCCGGGTTGATATTGTCTCGGTCAATTGTCCATCCACACCGGCCACCTACCATCTGCTTTCGGCGCGGCGTTTGGCGTTGATGCAGCCGACCAGCTATATCGTCAATACCGCCCGGGGCGGCATTATCGACGAGAGTGCCCTCATTCAATGCATCCGTGACGGCAAGATCGCGGGCGCAGGTCTGGATGTGTTCGAGAATGAACCGGCAGTCAATCCGAAGCTGTTGAAGCTGGCGGAAGACGGCAAGGTCGTCTTGCTGCCGCATATGGGATCAGCAACCATTGAGGGCCGGATCGATATGGGGGACAAGGTGATCATCAATATCCGCACCTATTTCGATGGCCACAGGCCACCGAACCGGGTTTTGCCGGGGCGCGACTGA
- a CDS encoding SH3 domain-containing protein — protein MPNGFKRSCLIPFIAALCVIWAGAAVAQGPTKGMSGLPLPRFVTLKSARVNLRIGPSTDYATSWMYTRAGLPVEIIQEYDNWRRIRDADGTEGWVNQTLLSGERSALAAPWMKGKGDNIYVNMRREGQAGAGVVAKLQPGVLIKLLECNGNWCRAEVDGTKGWVAQGEIWGAYPGEAFK, from the coding sequence ATGCCCAACGGGTTCAAACGCTCCTGTCTCATTCCTTTCATCGCCGCTCTCTGTGTCATATGGGCAGGCGCCGCCGTCGCGCAAGGTCCAACCAAGGGCATGAGCGGCCTGCCGCTGCCGCGTTTCGTGACGTTGAAATCGGCGCGGGTCAATCTGCGAATCGGTCCCAGCACGGATTATGCCACGTCCTGGATGTATACGCGTGCAGGTTTGCCGGTTGAAATCATTCAGGAATATGACAATTGGCGGCGTATTCGCGATGCCGATGGTACCGAGGGCTGGGTAAACCAGACATTGCTGTCCGGTGAACGCAGCGCCCTTGCAGCCCCGTGGATGAAGGGCAAGGGCGACAATATCTATGTGAATATGCGCCGTGAAGGGCAGGCAGGAGCGGGCGTGGTCGCCAAGCTTCAACCCGGCGTGCTGATAAAGCTACTGGAATGCAATGGCAATTGGTGCCGCGCCGAAGTCGACGGCACCAAAGGATGGGTCGCCCAGGGGGAAATCTGGGGCGCTTATCCCGGCGAAGCCTTCAAATAA
- a CDS encoding adenosine kinase yields the protein MTQFDVLTIGNAIVDIISRCEDQFLEENGIVKGAMNLIDAERATRLYSLMGPAIEASGGSAGNTAAGIASFGGKAAYFGKVAEDELGEIFAHDIRAQGVHYQTMAKGQHPPTARCMIFVTEDGERSMNTYLGACVEFGPEDVEPEVVKQAKVTYFEGYLWDPPRAKQAIVDCARIAHEHGREMSMTLSDSFCVHRYRAEFLDLMRSGTVDIVFANRQEALALYETEDFDAALDQIAKDCKLAAVTMSEEGAMIIRGSERIHVPATTIAELVDTTGAGDLFASGFLYGYTQGRTLEECGKLGCLAAGLVIQQMGPRPLASLQEAAAEAGLI from the coding sequence ATGACGCAATTTGACGTGCTCACCATCGGCAACGCTATCGTTGACATCATCTCCCGCTGTGAGGATCAGTTCCTGGAAGAAAACGGCATCGTCAAAGGTGCCATGAACCTGATCGATGCGGAACGCGCCACACGGCTTTACAGCCTGATGGGGCCAGCCATCGAGGCCTCAGGCGGCAGTGCGGGCAATACGGCAGCAGGCATTGCGAGTTTCGGCGGTAAGGCCGCTTATTTCGGCAAGGTCGCCGAAGACGAATTGGGTGAGATTTTCGCCCATGACATTCGCGCCCAGGGCGTTCATTACCAGACAATGGCCAAGGGCCAGCATCCGCCAACCGCTCGCTGCATGATTTTCGTCACCGAAGACGGCGAGCGCTCGATGAACACCTATCTCGGCGCCTGCGTGGAGTTCGGTCCTGAAGACGTCGAGCCGGAGGTGGTGAAACAGGCCAAGGTCACCTATTTCGAAGGCTATCTCTGGGACCCGCCGCGTGCCAAGCAGGCGATCGTCGATTGCGCCCGCATTGCCCATGAGCATGGACGGGAGATGTCGATGACCCTGTCCGACAGTTTCTGCGTGCATCGCTACCGCGCCGAATTCCTCGACCTGATGCGCTCAGGCACCGTCGACATCGTGTTTGCCAATCGGCAGGAAGCGCTTGCCCTCTATGAAACAGAGGATTTCGACGCAGCACTGGACCAGATCGCCAAGGATTGCAAACTGGCCGCCGTGACCATGAGCGAAGAGGGAGCGATGATCATCCGCGGCAGCGAGCGCATCCATGTGCCTGCCACAACCATCGCCGAACTGGTCGACACGACCGGTGCTGGCGATCTGTTCGCCTCCGGTTTTCTTTATGGCTATACGCAGGGGCGGACTCTGGAAGAGTGTGGCAAGCTCGGTTGCCTGGCAGCCGGTCTGGTCATCCAGCAGATGGGACCCCGACCGCTGGCCTCGCTGCAAGAGGCAGCGGCGGAAGCAGGGCTTATTTAA